The following proteins are encoded in a genomic region of Drosophila willistoni isolate 14030-0811.24 chromosome 3R, UCI_dwil_1.1, whole genome shotgun sequence:
- the LOC6647938 gene encoding protein spaetzle isoform X2, with product MPPMWWKLVKIVLLLFALFTTIVCINSEITKRREAEAAAATSSPSSSSSAAAAAAVTTSIPIDTTAFMSDSLLSIMRNKARNHNDEKEMEVKTNNQQETQKGPHLTTPTVWHELPAEDIEARVLSIFKVSDGEGVMLFNTTTFSDDAPPFMPIPTMLGDQPATASPTSTSTATATATATEQSKPSHKTTQSQSQPTQSQHYHQYHSLNHEEQSFKVQRSPDGKLNLVFTDPLISLQTTQTMAQQPPQQPHTPRKPISDSDRHRPSTVPIIDTGDHECVDGFNQSRSFCTKVNNYPDISALKGVLLRKFPNLFIDEQPPTDVGLRMQDDELHLCNSRTRYLYPKLGQRLDLTWQYIVNTEELKQGILIEECEGENESCLFLDSFPQNYTPVCKQHYVIRHLATINNGSQGTPEVANEPFKIPSCCKCVLKPKTLGGS from the exons ATAGTTTGTATCAATAGTGAAATAACCAAGAGACGCGAAGccgaagcagcagcagcaacatcatcgccatcatcatcatcatcagcagcagcagcagcagcagtaacgACATCTATCCCCATAGATACCACAGCTTTCATGTCTGACAGTCTGTTGAGTATCATGCGTAACAAGGCCAGGAATCACAATGATGAGAAGGAGATGGAGGTGAAGACGAATAATCAGCAGGAGACCCAGAAGGGGCCACACTTAACCACACCAACAGTTTGGCATGAG TTGCCAGCAGAGGATATCGAAGCACGTGTTCTTTCCATTTTCAAAGTGAGCGATGGCGAAGGTGTGATGCTTTTCAAT ACAACGACGTTCTCAGACGATGCACCTCCTTTCATGCCCATACCCACCATGCTTGGCGATCAGCCAGCAACTGCATCGCCAACTTCAACctcaactgcaactgcaactgcaacggCAACAGAACAATCAAAGCCGTCACACAAGACCACCCAATCTCAGTCCCAGCCAACACAGTCACAGCATTATCATCAATATCACAGTTTGAACCATGAGGAGCAATCCTTCAAAGTTCAGCGATCTCCGGATGGCAAGCTGAATCTTGTCTTTACCGATCCGCTTATATCTTTGCAGACTACCCAGACTATGGCGCAGCAGCCACCACAGCAGCCGCATACGCCACGTAAACCCATATCGGATT CAGATAGACATAGACCGTCAACAGTGCCAATTATTGATACGGGCGATCACGAGTGTGTGGATGGTTTCAATCAGAGTCGTTCATTCTGCACCAAGGTCAACAATTATCCCGATATATCTGCCCTCAAGGGTGTGCTATTGCGTAAATTTCCTAATCTATTTATTGACGAACAACCGCCCACTGATGTAGGATTGAGAATGCAAGATGATGAATTGCATCTGTGCAATAGTCGTACGCGTTATCTGTATCCTAAATTGGGACAAAGATTGGATCTAACATGGCAATATATTGTCAATACAGAGGAGCTCAAGCAGGGTATACTCATAGAGGAATGCGA GGGCGAGAACGAGAGTTGCTTGTTTTTGGATAGCTTCCCACAAAATTATACACCCGTTTGCAAGCAACATTATGTGATAAGACATTTGGCCACCATCAACAATGGCAGCCAAGGGACACCCGAGGTGGCCAATGAACCCTTCAAGATACCCTCCTGCTGCAAATGTGTGCTCAAGCCAAAGACGTTAGGCGGCTCCTGA
- the LOC6647938 gene encoding protein spaetzle isoform X4 — protein MPPMWWKLVKIVLLLFALFTTIVCINSEITKRREAEAAAATSSPSSSSSAAAAAAVTTSIPIDTTAFMSDSLLSIMRNKARNHNDEKEMEVKTNNQQETQKGPHLTTPTVWHELPAEDIEARVLSIFKVSDGEGVMLFNTTQTMAQQPPQQPHTPRKPISDSFVFPGPADRHRPSTVPIIDTGDHECVDGFNQSRSFCTKVNNYPDISALKGVLLRKFPNLFIDEQPPTDVGLRMQDDELHLCNSRTRYLYPKLGQRLDLTWQYIVNTEELKQGILIEECEGENESCLFLDSFPQNYTPVCKQHYVIRHLATINNGSQGTPEVANEPFKIPSCCKCVLKPKTLGGS, from the exons ATAGTTTGTATCAATAGTGAAATAACCAAGAGACGCGAAGccgaagcagcagcagcaacatcatcgccatcatcatcatcatcagcagcagcagcagcagcagtaacgACATCTATCCCCATAGATACCACAGCTTTCATGTCTGACAGTCTGTTGAGTATCATGCGTAACAAGGCCAGGAATCACAATGATGAGAAGGAGATGGAGGTGAAGACGAATAATCAGCAGGAGACCCAGAAGGGGCCACACTTAACCACACCAACAGTTTGGCATGAG TTGCCAGCAGAGGATATCGAAGCACGTGTTCTTTCCATTTTCAAAGTGAGCGATGGCGAAGGTGTGATGCTTTTCAAT ACTACCCAGACTATGGCGCAGCAGCCACCACAGCAGCCGCATACGCCACGTAAACCCATATCGGATT CTTTTGTCTTTCCCGGTCCAGCAGATAGACATAGACCGTCAACAGTGCCAATTATTGATACGGGCGATCACGAGTGTGTGGATGGTTTCAATCAGAGTCGTTCATTCTGCACCAAGGTCAACAATTATCCCGATATATCTGCCCTCAAGGGTGTGCTATTGCGTAAATTTCCTAATCTATTTATTGACGAACAACCGCCCACTGATGTAGGATTGAGAATGCAAGATGATGAATTGCATCTGTGCAATAGTCGTACGCGTTATCTGTATCCTAAATTGGGACAAAGATTGGATCTAACATGGCAATATATTGTCAATACAGAGGAGCTCAAGCAGGGTATACTCATAGAGGAATGCGA GGGCGAGAACGAGAGTTGCTTGTTTTTGGATAGCTTCCCACAAAATTATACACCCGTTTGCAAGCAACATTATGTGATAAGACATTTGGCCACCATCAACAATGGCAGCCAAGGGACACCCGAGGTGGCCAATGAACCCTTCAAGATACCCTCCTGCTGCAAATGTGTGCTCAAGCCAAAGACGTTAGGCGGCTCCTGA
- the LOC6647938 gene encoding protein spaetzle isoform X1, whose product MPPMWWKLVKIVLLLFALFTTIVCINSEITKRREAEAAAATSSPSSSSSAAAAAAVTTSIPIDTTAFMSDSLLSIMRNKARNHNDEKEMEVKTNNQQETQKGPHLTTPTVWHELPAEDIEARVLSIFKVSDGEGVMLFNTTTFSDDAPPFMPIPTMLGDQPATASPTSTSTATATATATEQSKPSHKTTQSQSQPTQSQHYHQYHSLNHEEQSFKVQRSPDGKLNLVFTDPLISLQTTQTMAQQPPQQPHTPRKPISDSFVFPGPADRHRPSTVPIIDTGDHECVDGFNQSRSFCTKVNNYPDISALKGVLLRKFPNLFIDEQPPTDVGLRMQDDELHLCNSRTRYLYPKLGQRLDLTWQYIVNTEELKQGILIEECEGENESCLFLDSFPQNYTPVCKQHYVIRHLATINNGSQGTPEVANEPFKIPSCCKCVLKPKTLGGS is encoded by the exons ATAGTTTGTATCAATAGTGAAATAACCAAGAGACGCGAAGccgaagcagcagcagcaacatcatcgccatcatcatcatcatcagcagcagcagcagcagcagtaacgACATCTATCCCCATAGATACCACAGCTTTCATGTCTGACAGTCTGTTGAGTATCATGCGTAACAAGGCCAGGAATCACAATGATGAGAAGGAGATGGAGGTGAAGACGAATAATCAGCAGGAGACCCAGAAGGGGCCACACTTAACCACACCAACAGTTTGGCATGAG TTGCCAGCAGAGGATATCGAAGCACGTGTTCTTTCCATTTTCAAAGTGAGCGATGGCGAAGGTGTGATGCTTTTCAAT ACAACGACGTTCTCAGACGATGCACCTCCTTTCATGCCCATACCCACCATGCTTGGCGATCAGCCAGCAACTGCATCGCCAACTTCAACctcaactgcaactgcaactgcaacggCAACAGAACAATCAAAGCCGTCACACAAGACCACCCAATCTCAGTCCCAGCCAACACAGTCACAGCATTATCATCAATATCACAGTTTGAACCATGAGGAGCAATCCTTCAAAGTTCAGCGATCTCCGGATGGCAAGCTGAATCTTGTCTTTACCGATCCGCTTATATCTTTGCAGACTACCCAGACTATGGCGCAGCAGCCACCACAGCAGCCGCATACGCCACGTAAACCCATATCGGATT CTTTTGTCTTTCCCGGTCCAGCAGATAGACATAGACCGTCAACAGTGCCAATTATTGATACGGGCGATCACGAGTGTGTGGATGGTTTCAATCAGAGTCGTTCATTCTGCACCAAGGTCAACAATTATCCCGATATATCTGCCCTCAAGGGTGTGCTATTGCGTAAATTTCCTAATCTATTTATTGACGAACAACCGCCCACTGATGTAGGATTGAGAATGCAAGATGATGAATTGCATCTGTGCAATAGTCGTACGCGTTATCTGTATCCTAAATTGGGACAAAGATTGGATCTAACATGGCAATATATTGTCAATACAGAGGAGCTCAAGCAGGGTATACTCATAGAGGAATGCGA GGGCGAGAACGAGAGTTGCTTGTTTTTGGATAGCTTCCCACAAAATTATACACCCGTTTGCAAGCAACATTATGTGATAAGACATTTGGCCACCATCAACAATGGCAGCCAAGGGACACCCGAGGTGGCCAATGAACCCTTCAAGATACCCTCCTGCTGCAAATGTGTGCTCAAGCCAAAGACGTTAGGCGGCTCCTGA
- the LOC6647938 gene encoding protein spaetzle isoform X5, with the protein MPPMWWKLVKIVLLLFALFTTTTTFSDDAPPFMPIPTMLGDQPATASPTSTSTATATATATEQSKPSHKTTQSQSQPTQSQHYHQYHSLNHEEQSFKVQRSPDGKLNLVFTDPLISLQTTQTMAQQPPQQPHTPRKPISDSFVFPGPADRHRPSTVPIIDTGDHECVDGFNQSRSFCTKVNNYPDISALKGVLLRKFPNLFIDEQPPTDVGLRMQDDELHLCNSRTRYLYPKLGQRLDLTWQYIVNTEELKQGILIEECEGENESCLFLDSFPQNYTPVCKQHYVIRHLATINNGSQGTPEVANEPFKIPSCCKCVLKPKTLGGS; encoded by the exons ACAACGACGTTCTCAGACGATGCACCTCCTTTCATGCCCATACCCACCATGCTTGGCGATCAGCCAGCAACTGCATCGCCAACTTCAACctcaactgcaactgcaactgcaacggCAACAGAACAATCAAAGCCGTCACACAAGACCACCCAATCTCAGTCCCAGCCAACACAGTCACAGCATTATCATCAATATCACAGTTTGAACCATGAGGAGCAATCCTTCAAAGTTCAGCGATCTCCGGATGGCAAGCTGAATCTTGTCTTTACCGATCCGCTTATATCTTTGCAGACTACCCAGACTATGGCGCAGCAGCCACCACAGCAGCCGCATACGCCACGTAAACCCATATCGGATT CTTTTGTCTTTCCCGGTCCAGCAGATAGACATAGACCGTCAACAGTGCCAATTATTGATACGGGCGATCACGAGTGTGTGGATGGTTTCAATCAGAGTCGTTCATTCTGCACCAAGGTCAACAATTATCCCGATATATCTGCCCTCAAGGGTGTGCTATTGCGTAAATTTCCTAATCTATTTATTGACGAACAACCGCCCACTGATGTAGGATTGAGAATGCAAGATGATGAATTGCATCTGTGCAATAGTCGTACGCGTTATCTGTATCCTAAATTGGGACAAAGATTGGATCTAACATGGCAATATATTGTCAATACAGAGGAGCTCAAGCAGGGTATACTCATAGAGGAATGCGA GGGCGAGAACGAGAGTTGCTTGTTTTTGGATAGCTTCCCACAAAATTATACACCCGTTTGCAAGCAACATTATGTGATAAGACATTTGGCCACCATCAACAATGGCAGCCAAGGGACACCCGAGGTGGCCAATGAACCCTTCAAGATACCCTCCTGCTGCAAATGTGTGCTCAAGCCAAAGACGTTAGGCGGCTCCTGA
- the LOC6647938 gene encoding protein spaetzle isoform X6: MPPMWWKLVKIVLLLFALFTTTTQTMAQQPPQQPHTPRKPISDSFVFPGPADRHRPSTVPIIDTGDHECVDGFNQSRSFCTKVNNYPDISALKGVLLRKFPNLFIDEQPPTDVGLRMQDDELHLCNSRTRYLYPKLGQRLDLTWQYIVNTEELKQGILIEECEGENESCLFLDSFPQNYTPVCKQHYVIRHLATINNGSQGTPEVANEPFKIPSCCKCVLKPKTLGGS, encoded by the exons ACTACCCAGACTATGGCGCAGCAGCCACCACAGCAGCCGCATACGCCACGTAAACCCATATCGGATT CTTTTGTCTTTCCCGGTCCAGCAGATAGACATAGACCGTCAACAGTGCCAATTATTGATACGGGCGATCACGAGTGTGTGGATGGTTTCAATCAGAGTCGTTCATTCTGCACCAAGGTCAACAATTATCCCGATATATCTGCCCTCAAGGGTGTGCTATTGCGTAAATTTCCTAATCTATTTATTGACGAACAACCGCCCACTGATGTAGGATTGAGAATGCAAGATGATGAATTGCATCTGTGCAATAGTCGTACGCGTTATCTGTATCCTAAATTGGGACAAAGATTGGATCTAACATGGCAATATATTGTCAATACAGAGGAGCTCAAGCAGGGTATACTCATAGAGGAATGCGA GGGCGAGAACGAGAGTTGCTTGTTTTTGGATAGCTTCCCACAAAATTATACACCCGTTTGCAAGCAACATTATGTGATAAGACATTTGGCCACCATCAACAATGGCAGCCAAGGGACACCCGAGGTGGCCAATGAACCCTTCAAGATACCCTCCTGCTGCAAATGTGTGCTCAAGCCAAAGACGTTAGGCGGCTCCTGA
- the LOC6647938 gene encoding protein spaetzle isoform X3, producing the protein MPPMWWKLVKIVLLLFALFTTLPAEDIEARVLSIFKVSDGEGVMLFNTTTFSDDAPPFMPIPTMLGDQPATASPTSTSTATATATATEQSKPSHKTTQSQSQPTQSQHYHQYHSLNHEEQSFKVQRSPDGKLNLVFTDPLISLQTTQTMAQQPPQQPHTPRKPISDSFVFPGPADRHRPSTVPIIDTGDHECVDGFNQSRSFCTKVNNYPDISALKGVLLRKFPNLFIDEQPPTDVGLRMQDDELHLCNSRTRYLYPKLGQRLDLTWQYIVNTEELKQGILIEECEGENESCLFLDSFPQNYTPVCKQHYVIRHLATINNGSQGTPEVANEPFKIPSCCKCVLKPKTLGGS; encoded by the exons TTGCCAGCAGAGGATATCGAAGCACGTGTTCTTTCCATTTTCAAAGTGAGCGATGGCGAAGGTGTGATGCTTTTCAAT ACAACGACGTTCTCAGACGATGCACCTCCTTTCATGCCCATACCCACCATGCTTGGCGATCAGCCAGCAACTGCATCGCCAACTTCAACctcaactgcaactgcaactgcaacggCAACAGAACAATCAAAGCCGTCACACAAGACCACCCAATCTCAGTCCCAGCCAACACAGTCACAGCATTATCATCAATATCACAGTTTGAACCATGAGGAGCAATCCTTCAAAGTTCAGCGATCTCCGGATGGCAAGCTGAATCTTGTCTTTACCGATCCGCTTATATCTTTGCAGACTACCCAGACTATGGCGCAGCAGCCACCACAGCAGCCGCATACGCCACGTAAACCCATATCGGATT CTTTTGTCTTTCCCGGTCCAGCAGATAGACATAGACCGTCAACAGTGCCAATTATTGATACGGGCGATCACGAGTGTGTGGATGGTTTCAATCAGAGTCGTTCATTCTGCACCAAGGTCAACAATTATCCCGATATATCTGCCCTCAAGGGTGTGCTATTGCGTAAATTTCCTAATCTATTTATTGACGAACAACCGCCCACTGATGTAGGATTGAGAATGCAAGATGATGAATTGCATCTGTGCAATAGTCGTACGCGTTATCTGTATCCTAAATTGGGACAAAGATTGGATCTAACATGGCAATATATTGTCAATACAGAGGAGCTCAAGCAGGGTATACTCATAGAGGAATGCGA GGGCGAGAACGAGAGTTGCTTGTTTTTGGATAGCTTCCCACAAAATTATACACCCGTTTGCAAGCAACATTATGTGATAAGACATTTGGCCACCATCAACAATGGCAGCCAAGGGACACCCGAGGTGGCCAATGAACCCTTCAAGATACCCTCCTGCTGCAAATGTGTGCTCAAGCCAAAGACGTTAGGCGGCTCCTGA